The following coding sequences are from one Leptospira mayottensis 200901116 window:
- a CDS encoding efflux RND transporter permease subunit — MNIAQLSIKRPIFICSIVLLMLLTGWVALGRMGVDLFPDVNIPIVSVTTIYPGAGPEEIEELVSKPLEEELSSIAGLKKISSRNQEGVSVVFGEFTLATDIKYAEQQFRDKVGLVKPKLPTGIKEPKVVRFDPADQPIVRLALFAELDQAKLYDIAKETVKSKLEQVAGVGSVKIVGGTRREIQIELDRNKLTSYQMPAVVIANRLKTAGLNVPVGKFEAGVKETSYRTLGRYESLSQIENTIVSFSGEVGNAVLIKQLGIVRDGTEDEETIGYLWASKEGAVEEKVSFFTKIGNFFSGKKENTAVAKETKPALFIDVYKQSGANTVAVADEVLKRISKLNEGIQNLDGKPRIRLIRDGSKWIRYNVEDVTEAIIIGILLAVITVYFFLGNFRSTIITGLALPNSMLGAFVLMWAMGFTINVMTLLALSLAVGLLIDDAIVVRENIFRKLEEGKGVMEAAETGTTEVTLAVIGTSLTVIAVFLPVGFLSGIVGQFFKQFGLTVVFAMLISLFDGLAVAPMLSAYFAGKIDHHAKPNKAVELFDKFQTWLERQYGKVMKVALKRPGMVLLASLGIFILSILSLKLVKSTFLPANDQGEFLVTLDLPPGTSLQGTKQVADQVLEILKKIPEMDMIAITIGKPDGGEPNAGTLAVALVHSKKRKRTTTQVKDDIRELLKPFAYARPAVSDYSAVGGGIQYPYQLVIKGENLAEMDTYSKKVVARLKSLSDLADIDTDYRAGKPEYQIHLDNLKMQLVGVLPGVAGSELRYQIAGDQVSKFYDNGIEYEVKMRLRPDQRNLKMAYGQTKVPNIANKLIPLSAISVGKEAAGPSRINRIDRARTIVINANLAPGGAVQDATKITDEILKKELPPPPGIRYNFQGQSEDFKELLANIVLAFGLALVFIYLVLASLYESFITPITILFAIPPAISGAFFALALTNEMLNLFSMIGLILLMGLVAKNSILLVDYAMQAMREGGKSRNDAIYEAGLVRLRPILMTSLAMIMGTVPIALGFGEAAKSRTAMGIAIIGGLILSTIVTLVVVPSIFGFIDRFREWIESKFRPDYDMNASLVEHEHSSNGQEFYKKEWAVTPEVKVEPPKKSVSKRSKK, encoded by the coding sequence ATGAATATTGCCCAGCTTTCGATCAAACGACCTATTTTTATTTGTAGTATCGTTCTTCTGATGCTTCTCACTGGTTGGGTGGCTCTGGGGAGAATGGGAGTGGATCTCTTTCCGGACGTAAACATCCCGATTGTTTCCGTTACCACAATTTACCCGGGAGCAGGTCCCGAAGAAATAGAAGAACTCGTCTCCAAACCTTTAGAAGAAGAACTCTCTTCTATTGCCGGTCTGAAAAAAATTTCTTCCAGAAATCAGGAAGGCGTTTCCGTCGTATTCGGCGAGTTTACACTTGCAACGGACATCAAATACGCGGAACAACAATTCAGAGATAAAGTCGGACTCGTAAAACCGAAACTTCCAACCGGAATCAAAGAACCAAAGGTAGTCCGTTTCGATCCAGCGGATCAACCGATTGTTCGACTCGCACTTTTCGCGGAACTCGATCAAGCAAAACTCTACGACATCGCTAAAGAAACGGTAAAATCTAAATTAGAACAAGTTGCAGGCGTAGGTTCAGTTAAGATCGTCGGCGGAACTCGAAGAGAGATCCAAATTGAATTAGATAGAAACAAACTAACTTCTTATCAAATGCCCGCGGTTGTAATTGCAAACCGTTTGAAAACCGCAGGTTTAAACGTTCCAGTCGGAAAATTCGAGGCAGGTGTTAAAGAAACTTCTTATAGAACTCTGGGAAGATACGAATCCTTATCTCAAATTGAAAATACGATCGTTTCCTTCAGCGGTGAAGTTGGAAATGCGGTTCTCATCAAACAACTGGGAATCGTTCGAGACGGAACGGAAGACGAAGAAACGATCGGTTATCTTTGGGCCTCAAAAGAAGGCGCCGTCGAGGAAAAAGTTTCGTTCTTCACCAAGATCGGAAATTTCTTCAGTGGTAAGAAAGAAAATACAGCCGTTGCTAAAGAAACAAAACCTGCTTTGTTTATCGACGTTTACAAACAATCAGGAGCCAATACAGTCGCCGTTGCGGACGAAGTTCTAAAACGAATCAGCAAACTCAACGAAGGAATTCAAAACTTAGACGGAAAACCAAGGATCCGTTTGATTCGTGACGGATCCAAATGGATTCGTTACAACGTCGAGGATGTAACCGAAGCGATCATAATCGGGATTCTTCTCGCTGTTATCACAGTTTATTTCTTTTTAGGAAATTTCCGTTCTACCATCATTACGGGACTTGCTCTTCCGAACTCCATGCTTGGTGCTTTCGTTTTAATGTGGGCGATGGGTTTTACCATCAACGTGATGACTCTTTTAGCTCTTTCCTTGGCAGTAGGTCTTCTCATAGATGACGCGATCGTAGTTCGAGAAAATATCTTCCGAAAACTGGAGGAAGGGAAAGGAGTCATGGAAGCGGCTGAAACCGGAACCACGGAAGTAACGTTAGCCGTTATTGGAACGTCTTTGACTGTGATCGCCGTATTCTTACCTGTAGGATTTCTTTCCGGCATTGTAGGTCAGTTTTTCAAACAGTTCGGCTTAACTGTAGTCTTCGCAATGCTCATTTCTCTCTTCGACGGACTTGCAGTAGCGCCGATGCTTTCCGCCTATTTTGCCGGCAAGATTGATCACCATGCAAAACCGAATAAGGCCGTGGAACTTTTCGATAAATTCCAAACCTGGCTCGAAAGACAGTATGGAAAAGTAATGAAAGTTGCTCTGAAAAGACCAGGAATGGTGCTTTTGGCCTCTCTTGGAATTTTCATTCTTTCGATCTTATCTTTGAAACTTGTAAAGAGTACGTTTTTACCCGCAAACGATCAGGGAGAATTTCTAGTTACCTTGGACCTTCCTCCCGGAACAAGCCTTCAAGGAACCAAACAAGTCGCGGACCAAGTTCTTGAAATTTTGAAGAAAATTCCCGAAATGGATATGATCGCGATTACGATAGGTAAACCGGACGGAGGAGAACCAAACGCGGGAACTCTTGCAGTTGCATTAGTACATTCTAAAAAACGAAAACGTACTACAACTCAGGTCAAGGACGATATTCGTGAACTTTTAAAACCGTTTGCATACGCAAGGCCAGCAGTATCCGATTATAGCGCGGTCGGGGGCGGAATTCAGTATCCCTATCAGCTCGTAATCAAAGGAGAAAATCTGGCTGAAATGGATACGTATTCCAAAAAGGTAGTAGCGAGATTAAAATCTCTTTCCGATCTGGCAGATATCGATACGGATTACAGAGCAGGAAAGCCGGAATATCAGATTCATTTGGACAATTTGAAAATGCAACTTGTCGGGGTACTGCCTGGCGTTGCAGGTTCCGAACTTCGCTATCAGATTGCGGGAGACCAAGTCAGTAAATTTTATGATAATGGAATCGAATACGAAGTGAAAATGAGACTTCGTCCCGACCAAAGAAACCTAAAAATGGCCTATGGACAAACCAAAGTGCCAAATATCGCCAATAAACTCATTCCACTTTCCGCAATCAGCGTTGGAAAAGAAGCGGCAGGCCCCTCTCGAATCAACCGGATTGACAGAGCGAGAACGATCGTCATCAATGCGAACTTAGCGCCGGGAGGAGCAGTTCAGGATGCGACCAAGATCACCGATGAAATTCTAAAGAAAGAACTTCCTCCACCTCCAGGGATTCGATATAATTTCCAAGGTCAATCGGAAGACTTCAAAGAACTCTTGGCAAATATCGTACTCGCATTTGGACTGGCACTCGTATTTATCTATCTCGTGCTTGCCTCCCTATACGAATCGTTTATCACTCCGATTACGATTTTATTTGCAATTCCTCCGGCAATTTCCGGAGCATTCTTCGCACTTGCATTGACGAACGAAATGCTCAATCTTTTCTCAATGATCGGTTTGATTCTCCTTATGGGACTTGTGGCAAAAAACTCCATTCTTCTTGTGGATTATGCAATGCAAGCAATGAGAGAAGGAGGCAAATCTCGAAACGACGCCATTTACGAAGCGGGGCTCGTTCGACTCAGACCGATTTTAATGACTTCCCTCGCGATGATTATGGGAACGGTTCCGATTGCCCTCGGATTCGGGGAAGCGGCAAAATCCAGAACCGCGATGGGGATTGCGATCATCGGAGGATTGATTCTTTCAACCATCGTAACACTCGTGGTCGTACCTTCGATCTTCGGATTTATCGATCGATTTAGAGAATGGATCGAAAGTAAATTCCGACCGGACTACGATATGAACGCTTCGTTGGTTGAACACGAACATTCTTCTAACGGACAAGAGTTCTACAAAAAAGAATGGGCAGTCACTCCGGAAGTAAAAGTGGAACCTCCTAAAAAATCAGTTTCCAAAAGATCTAAAAAATAA
- a CDS encoding enoyl-CoA hydratase-related protein, whose protein sequence is MKLAKEVITSKDSKIGVMKLVPEGPMTLTLPLIHEMGDILKEFTVDQDIRAGIISGPDGDFCLGLDPDAILNSSTDEISKIMAGIFEMFESLISFPKPLIAEVGGNAVGGGAIIVYTCDYRYMVDGKGRIGFAEPLVGLPITKTLILRMRQVMVPSFVSEAAMEGALYKPADAVQNGLLSEVGVSLEELRKKSLSKINVLNRIPASAMVETKRALNKETLEAAKAAPKELAELFKKQPAMVKNLLEAMKANKEKRRPSLTHEANYT, encoded by the coding sequence ATGAAACTTGCAAAAGAAGTGATTACTTCTAAGGATTCAAAAATCGGAGTGATGAAGTTAGTGCCGGAAGGACCCATGACACTGACACTTCCGTTGATACACGAGATGGGTGATATTCTAAAAGAATTCACCGTGGATCAGGATATCCGAGCAGGAATCATTTCCGGACCGGACGGAGACTTTTGTCTTGGACTCGATCCGGACGCAATTCTCAATTCTTCTACCGACGAAATTTCGAAGATAATGGCTGGAATTTTTGAAATGTTCGAATCACTCATTAGCTTTCCAAAACCTTTGATCGCGGAAGTCGGCGGAAATGCCGTCGGAGGTGGAGCGATCATCGTGTATACATGTGACTATAGGTACATGGTGGATGGAAAAGGAAGAATCGGATTCGCGGAACCTCTGGTCGGCTTACCGATTACAAAAACGTTGATCCTTAGGATGAGACAGGTTATGGTACCTTCCTTCGTATCCGAAGCTGCAATGGAAGGTGCACTTTATAAACCGGCGGATGCAGTTCAAAACGGATTGTTAAGCGAAGTAGGCGTTTCTCTGGAAGAACTAAGAAAAAAATCGCTGAGTAAAATCAACGTCCTTAACCGAATTCCCGCGTCCGCAATGGTCGAAACAAAAAGAGCTTTGAACAAAGAAACCTTAGAAGCGGCAAAAGCCGCGCCGAAAGAACTCGCGGAACTTTTTAAAAAACAACCCGCAATGGTCAAAAACCTTCTGGAGGCGATGAAAGCGAACAAAGAAAAAAGAAGACCTTCCTTGACTCATGAGGCAAATTACACATAA
- a CDS encoding alpha/beta hydrolase: protein MNFFQMKFFSLFKGSFAFITRFAMSWINSYNLEDDIFAGSEDIKIFYQTYQPKEGRKGNRVLVVQHGIGEHSGRYEFLVEAFARTGTAFYLIDSRGHGRSEGKRGAVDSFSDYLSDLDKLIEIAKKKEKVSKVTLLGHSMGAAISTFYAEEGTNQGNLNALITSALPIKVKLDLVMKLKKGIAPLMADILPNLTLPTGLNVNHLSHDKAVVNAYVKDPLVHGMASTYLGNMLLNSEEPILTNAGKIKIPIYIFHGKEDQIADSAGSEVFFEVVGSSDKTLKIYEGLYHETMNERIEDRTKVLTDLKKWFESHVN, encoded by the coding sequence ATGAATTTTTTCCAAATGAAATTTTTTTCTCTTTTCAAAGGATCGTTTGCGTTTATAACACGTTTCGCTATGTCATGGATTAATTCTTACAACCTAGAAGACGATATCTTCGCGGGAAGCGAAGATATCAAGATTTTCTATCAAACCTATCAACCCAAGGAAGGTAGGAAAGGAAACCGGGTGCTCGTGGTACAACACGGTATAGGAGAGCACAGCGGACGCTATGAGTTCTTAGTGGAAGCCTTCGCAAGAACCGGAACGGCGTTTTATCTTATCGACTCTCGTGGACACGGACGTTCCGAAGGGAAACGAGGCGCAGTGGATTCTTTTTCGGATTATCTTTCCGACCTAGATAAGCTCATTGAAATCGCAAAGAAAAAAGAAAAAGTTTCCAAAGTTACTCTTCTCGGTCATTCGATGGGGGCCGCTATTTCTACTTTCTATGCGGAGGAAGGAACTAATCAGGGTAACTTGAATGCGCTGATTACTTCCGCTCTTCCTATAAAAGTAAAATTGGATCTCGTGATGAAACTTAAAAAAGGAATCGCGCCTTTGATGGCCGACATTCTTCCGAATCTTACTCTTCCGACCGGTTTGAATGTAAATCATTTAAGTCATGATAAGGCGGTGGTCAACGCTTACGTGAAAGATCCTTTGGTTCATGGAATGGCTTCAACTTATCTCGGAAACATGCTTCTAAATAGTGAAGAGCCAATTCTCACCAACGCAGGAAAAATCAAAATTCCAATTTATATCTTTCACGGAAAAGAAGACCAAATCGCCGATTCTGCCGGAAGTGAGGTCTTCTTTGAAGTTGTAGGCTCTTCCGATAAAACCCTCAAAATCTACGAAGGACTTTATCACGAAACGATGAACGAACGTATAGAAGATAGAACCAAGGTTTTAACCGATTTAAAGAAATGGTTTGAATCTCACGTAAACTGA
- a CDS encoding PAS domain-containing sensor histidine kinase — protein MENTQNAIWSVDKNYRILTTNRLFQEFIFNIYKIDLKIGNNALEQFEFDTSATWKDIYDSTFEGVPVRKEWEIPNQEGNSSYYEILTSPIYSSTENIRISYPKDQASLSDILYEEGSKSVGEILGATLYIRDITEKKLLEQKTASLIKSKNRLLATVMHDLKNPMNGILGLIELLKEQTDNQNSMELLDMMFRAADKSLNIIQDLLQIAEMENENFKLKTEKTNLNYLIESLVKQNCPEAENKKIKLYTRQEIDPLPVKIELLKFQRVLENLISNSLKFTKEGGEILIHSYTQNKKAMMIVKDTGIGIPYSLQSSIFDQFTKARRQGLKGEETTGLGMFIVKVIVELHKGKISLESKEGLGTKFIVEIPLDA, from the coding sequence ATGGAAAACACACAAAACGCGATCTGGTCCGTAGACAAAAATTACAGAATTCTAACAACGAATCGTCTCTTTCAAGAATTTATATTCAATATATATAAAATAGATCTGAAAATAGGAAATAACGCTTTAGAACAGTTCGAGTTCGATACCTCCGCCACTTGGAAGGATATCTACGATTCCACTTTTGAAGGCGTTCCGGTTCGAAAAGAGTGGGAGATTCCGAACCAAGAGGGAAATTCAAGTTATTATGAAATTCTAACTTCTCCCATTTATAGTTCAACTGAAAACATTCGAATATCGTATCCGAAAGATCAGGCGTCTCTTTCGGATATTTTATACGAAGAAGGATCAAAAAGCGTAGGAGAAATTCTAGGAGCGACGCTTTACATTCGAGACATCACCGAAAAAAAGTTATTGGAACAAAAAACCGCCAGCCTTATCAAAAGCAAGAACCGGTTGTTGGCAACAGTGATGCATGACCTTAAGAATCCGATGAACGGAATTCTGGGTTTAATCGAACTTTTAAAAGAACAAACCGATAATCAAAACAGCATGGAACTTCTCGATATGATGTTTCGAGCGGCGGATAAATCCTTAAACATCATCCAAGATCTGTTACAGATTGCGGAAATGGAAAACGAAAACTTCAAACTCAAAACGGAAAAAACGAATCTAAACTATCTTATTGAATCGCTCGTAAAACAAAATTGCCCTGAAGCTGAAAATAAAAAGATCAAACTTTACACAAGACAGGAAATTGATCCACTTCCAGTAAAGATCGAGCTGTTGAAATTTCAAAGAGTTTTGGAAAACCTAATTTCCAATTCATTAAAGTTTACAAAAGAAGGCGGAGAAATCCTCATTCATTCTTACACTCAAAATAAAAAAGCGATGATGATAGTGAAAGACACGGGAATCGGAATTCCTTACAGCCTTCAGTCCTCAATCTTTGATCAGTTCACAAAAGCCAGAAGACAAGGGCTTAAAGGAGAAGAAACTACAGGGCTCGGAATGTTCATCGTCAAAGTTATCGTGGAGCTTCACAAAGGAAAAATCAGTTTAGAAAGTAAAGAAGGGCTCGGAACTAAATTCATTGTAGAAATTCCATTGGACGCTTGA
- a CDS encoding FAS1-like dehydratase domain-containing protein, whose amino-acid sequence MSAKGISKDLIGTKLDRYEFDVERGKIREFCQAIGETNPIYFDVEAAKKAGYEDTPAPPTYPTVIQFWGYPKIWQDMENMGVDTSRILHLKEKYTYLKPIYPGRVSSQGECINVTVGKMDTMTFKTTVKNAKGETVVEQEMSIFIRKPEA is encoded by the coding sequence ATGTCAGCAAAAGGAATATCCAAAGACCTGATCGGGACTAAGTTGGATCGCTACGAATTCGACGTAGAAAGAGGAAAGATTCGCGAGTTCTGTCAGGCGATCGGGGAAACAAATCCGATCTACTTCGATGTAGAGGCCGCCAAAAAAGCGGGTTACGAAGACACTCCCGCTCCTCCAACGTATCCGACCGTGATTCAATTTTGGGGTTATCCTAAAATTTGGCAGGATATGGAAAATATGGGAGTAGACACTTCTAGAATTCTCCACTTAAAAGAAAAATACACATATCTAAAACCGATCTATCCGGGAAGAGTATCTTCTCAAGGAGAATGTATCAACGTTACAGTCGGTAAAATGGATACGATGACTTTTAAAACCACTGTCAAAAACGCAAAAGGCGAAACGGTCGTAGAACAAGAGATGTCCATCTTTATCAGAAAACCGGAGGCATGA
- a CDS encoding DUF3052 family protein yields the protein MAGYSGKSLGDKLGLKAGMKVFFEDLPEDVRKELKDQLVGVELFETLKDSLDYLHVFVKESEKLRKRFPKLVEHLSEKGMIWISWPKGSSKVPTDINENIVRNIGLELGIVDVKVCAVSDIWSGLKFYRRKK from the coding sequence ATGGCGGGATATTCAGGCAAATCCTTAGGAGATAAGCTCGGACTCAAGGCCGGTATGAAGGTTTTTTTCGAAGATTTACCAGAGGATGTTCGAAAAGAACTTAAGGATCAACTTGTAGGTGTAGAATTATTCGAAACCCTGAAAGATTCATTAGATTATTTGCATGTATTTGTAAAAGAATCCGAAAAACTCCGGAAGCGGTTTCCGAAACTGGTTGAACATTTGAGTGAAAAGGGGATGATTTGGATTTCCTGGCCCAAGGGTTCTTCGAAGGTCCCGACTGATATTAATGAAAATATAGTTCGTAATATCGGATTGGAATTGGGGATCGTTGACGTAAAAGTATGTGCCGTTTCGGATATTTGGTCCGGATTGAAGTTTTATAGAAGGAAAAAGTAA
- a CDS encoding IS5 family transposase (programmed frameshift) produces the protein MSRLGDLTNEQWDLLCDLLVEPEARDDGKGRPRVNSRSILDGILWILRTGAPWIDLPDRYPAYQTCHRRFQEWRKNGTLDKILEALLHDLEIRGKMDLSTCFIDGTFVPGKKGAYVFGKTKRGKGTKVMVIVDKNGIPISAGIESASPHESKLAEGAIIRKKVKGKIKDLVGDRAYDSDPLDEYLKKKYKVNLIAPHKSNRKKKKTQDGRKLRKYRGRWKIERTFSWLQNFRRFATRYERNDQNFYGILILACIMIVIRSF, from the exons ATGAGCCGATTAGGTGACTTAACGAACGAACAATGGGATTTGCTTTGCGATTTACTTGTAGAACCCGAAGCAAGAGATGACGGTAAAGGTCGTCCGCGTGTAAATTCAAGATCAATTTTGGACGGTATATTATGGATTCTTCGCACTGGTGCTCCGTGGATAGACCTACCTGATAGATATCCCGCATATCAAACATGCCATCGAAGATTTCAAGAATGGCGCAAAAATGGAACCCTGGATAAAATTTTAGAAGCGCTTCTTCATGACTTAGAAATAAGAGGCAAGATGGATTTAAGTACGTGTTTCATTGACGGGACTTTTGTTCCTGGAAAAAAAGGGGCCTACGTAT TTGGCAAAACTAAACGGGGAAAGGGTACAAAAGTCATGGTTATCGTCGACAAAAATGGTATTCCTATCTCCGCCGGGATTGAAAGTGCTTCGCCGCATGAAAGTAAGCTCGCGGAAGGTGCAATCATCCGCAAAAAAGTCAAAGGCAAAATCAAAGATTTAGTCGGAGATCGTGCTTACGATTCTGATCCTTTAGATGAATATCTTAAAAAGAAATATAAAGTAAATTTGATCGCTCCACACAAATCAAATCGAAAAAAGAAAAAGACACAGGATGGACGTAAGTTGCGGAAATATCGTGGAAGATGGAAAATTGAACGAACTTTTTCTTGGCTACAGAACTTCAGAAGATTTGCAACTCGATACGAACGAAACGATCAAAACTTTTATGGAATTCTGATACTCGCATGTATCATGATCGTTATTAGGAGTTTTTGA
- a CDS encoding sulfatase, with amino-acid sequence MFLILTLSIPVFEGCNQIPSSNKNVVEGDLTRLLKGGDFICNGDTSREIEKFRYHWKKNPGRYSNLNPQDRWKNVQMTFYTDESLYINESQDSLFIPSGGECVLKLENLSSDVCGNLFQFYAGSLSNGANGFFGQGNLRFFLDDFKIFEQNLKSQKENWTYYSFPLKYPNDNGLKKSEKSNSKSWKFFERKDIQKEKDCKPKSFLKIRWDSDFGSGLFLGSPVILEKKNTQKKNVILIVIDALRQDSLSSSGSLFPTTPILDSLSKESIVFKKTIANGNWTKPSMISFFTSEIASNLGLGNAWFYTSSQQRKLFYSKKPLTLPNAFRAEGYFTESIMNNVFLMDYTSVGVDLGFHKVQQVGKDTLDTEELVSRARTFFQEHKEDLFFLHLNLNTPHWGYRPPAKYLQELKDRSDSLLWKELDEYQQKYLGEVRYTDALLGKIFEELKRQGLFEDSWIVITSDHGELLEKSHYYHHHFITETVYAHGETHYEKEIRVPWVIRPPKSFLNRIQKKEFEDQVSLLSLMPTLLGLNQIPYPQGKLKGNDYSNAIFGEKGPKSEPIIYTEGRFSESILTKDFKYIRRYPGYDFVRRTREGIPHKMSEELYDLKKDPKELQNVSAVDFQLLNEARSILKENQLDKNAFFLRLPKCEKICEREIRLFVKGGIYRYDFTGSLNVLQEDSKNITLKILNESGSSDQILTVKTVDPSPSFKLQILKNGRPEYYRVGKWGIRSDAATEILLTEPDYVSLGRNPYRYASSETPFLYYHIGFSGGKETEEEVAMGQEVRKILESWGYIHQ; translated from the coding sequence ATGTTTTTGATTCTTACACTTTCGATTCCAGTTTTTGAGGGATGTAATCAAATTCCAAGTTCGAACAAAAACGTTGTGGAAGGGGATTTGACCCGTCTGCTGAAAGGTGGTGATTTTATCTGCAATGGGGATACGAGTCGTGAAATCGAAAAATTCCGTTATCATTGGAAAAAAAATCCGGGAAGATATTCTAATCTGAATCCTCAAGACCGCTGGAAGAATGTTCAAATGACTTTCTATACGGACGAATCTCTCTATATCAACGAATCACAAGATTCTCTGTTTATTCCGTCCGGAGGAGAATGTGTTCTAAAATTGGAGAATTTGTCTTCGGATGTTTGTGGAAATCTTTTTCAATTTTATGCCGGGTCGCTTTCGAACGGAGCAAATGGATTTTTTGGTCAAGGAAATTTACGTTTTTTTTTGGATGACTTCAAAATCTTCGAGCAAAACTTAAAATCGCAGAAAGAAAATTGGACTTATTATTCCTTTCCTTTGAAATATCCGAATGATAACGGTTTAAAAAAGAGTGAAAAGTCGAATTCGAAAAGTTGGAAATTTTTCGAAAGAAAAGATATACAAAAAGAAAAGGATTGTAAACCGAAATCCTTTCTTAAAATCCGATGGGATTCGGACTTCGGTTCCGGATTATTTTTAGGTTCACCTGTTATATTAGAAAAAAAGAATACTCAAAAAAAGAACGTGATCTTGATCGTGATCGATGCACTTAGGCAGGATTCTTTGTCTTCGAGCGGTTCTCTGTTTCCTACAACTCCGATTCTTGATTCCCTATCGAAGGAATCGATCGTCTTCAAAAAAACGATTGCAAACGGAAATTGGACCAAACCATCCATGATTTCATTTTTTACGTCGGAAATTGCGTCCAATCTTGGACTTGGAAACGCTTGGTTTTACACTTCCAGCCAACAAAGAAAACTTTTCTATTCCAAAAAACCCCTGACATTACCGAACGCATTTCGAGCGGAAGGGTATTTTACGGAAAGTATAATGAATAACGTTTTTCTAATGGATTATACTTCAGTAGGAGTTGATTTAGGATTTCATAAAGTTCAACAGGTCGGCAAAGACACTTTGGATACGGAAGAATTAGTTTCCAGAGCGAGAACATTCTTTCAAGAACACAAAGAAGATTTGTTCTTTTTACATCTAAACTTGAATACTCCGCATTGGGGTTACCGACCTCCTGCAAAATATTTGCAAGAATTAAAAGATCGGTCCGATTCTTTGCTTTGGAAAGAACTGGACGAATACCAACAAAAATATCTGGGTGAGGTTCGTTACACGGATGCTCTTTTAGGCAAAATTTTCGAAGAATTGAAAAGACAGGGACTTTTCGAAGATTCTTGGATCGTAATTACGAGTGATCATGGAGAATTACTTGAGAAGTCGCATTATTATCACCATCATTTTATCACTGAAACCGTTTACGCTCACGGAGAAACACACTACGAAAAGGAAATTCGAGTCCCTTGGGTCATTCGTCCGCCGAAGTCATTTCTAAATCGAATTCAAAAAAAAGAATTTGAAGATCAGGTTTCTCTTCTTTCTTTGATGCCTACTTTGTTAGGTTTGAATCAAATTCCCTATCCGCAGGGAAAATTAAAAGGAAACGACTACTCCAACGCGATCTTTGGTGAAAAAGGACCGAAATCTGAGCCGATAATTTATACCGAAGGGAGATTCTCCGAATCCATTCTGACAAAAGACTTTAAATACATACGAAGATATCCAGGTTATGATTTTGTTCGTAGGACGAGAGAAGGAATTCCGCACAAAATGTCCGAAGAACTCTACGATCTCAAAAAAGACCCCAAAGAGTTGCAAAATGTCTCTGCTGTTGATTTCCAATTGTTAAACGAAGCAAGATCTATCTTAAAAGAAAATCAACTTGATAAAAATGCCTTTTTTTTAAGGCTTCCGAAATGTGAAAAAATCTGTGAAAGAGAAATTCGACTTTTTGTCAAGGGAGGAATTTATCGTTACGATTTTACAGGAAGTTTAAACGTTTTACAGGAAGATTCGAAAAATATTACTTTAAAGATTTTGAATGAATCAGGTAGTTCCGATCAAATACTTACCGTAAAAACGGTAGATCCTTCCCCAAGTTTCAAACTTCAGATCTTGAAAAATGGAAGACCAGAGTATTATCGTGTCGGCAAATGGGGTATTCGTTCTGATGCCGCGACAGAAATTCTTTTGACCGAGCCAGATTATGTTTCTCTCGGAAGGAATCCATATCGATATGCTTCTTCTGAAACTCCGTTTTTATACTATCACATAGGCTTTTCCGGAGGAAAAGAGACCGAAGAAGAGGTCGCTATGGGTCAGGAGGTGCGGAAGATTTTGGAAAGTTGGGGTTATATTCATCAGTGA